The Camelina sativa cultivar DH55 chromosome 14, Cs, whole genome shotgun sequence genome includes a window with the following:
- the LOC104739379 gene encoding protein disulfide-isomerase 5-1 → MTLGVRLVAPLIILLLFIPIDLVKAEVITLTPETFSDKVKEKDTAWFVKFCVPWCKHCKKLGNLWEELGKAMEGDAEIEIGEVDCGTSRSVCTKVEIHSYPTFKLFYNGEEVTKYQGKRDVESLRAFVVEETEKAAEKAQLEDKEL, encoded by the exons ATGACGCTTGGTGTTCGGCTTGTTGCTCCCTTGATTATACTTCTCCTTTTTATTCCGATTGACTTAGTTAAAGCAGAAGTCATTACACTGACCCCAGAAACTTTTTCTGACAAG GTGAAGGAGAAAGATACTGCCTGGTTTGTAAAATTCTGTGTTCCTTGGTGTAAGCACTG CAAGAAATTGGGGAATTTGTGGGAAGAATTGGGAAAAGCAATGGAAGGAGACGCTGAGATTGAGATTGGTGAAGTAGATTGTGGTACTAGCAGATCTGTTTGCACCAAAGTTGAGATTCACTCATATCCAACATTTAAGCTATTTTACAATGGAGAGGAAGTTACAAAATACCAAG GTAAAAGAGATGTTGAATCGCTCAGGGCGTTTGTTGTAGAGGAAACGGAAAAGGCAGCAGAAAAAGCACAGCTTGAAGACAAGGAACTGTGA
- the LOC104739381 gene encoding uncharacterized protein LOC104739381 produces the protein MVSSKKPKEKKAKSDAVNKTGGRSTRSSGSITKKASNKVNIVKKEPEIHEISDSSSSDSVEEEAIRSDAPKKKSNGAVSKGRNGKRGGAIPTKTSKNREEDDGGVEDAKMFRFPMNRIRRIMRSDNSAPQIMQDAVFLVNKATEMFIERFSEEAYESSVQDKKKFIHYKHLSSVVSNDERYEFLADYVPEKLKADVALEEWEKGMTDAG, from the exons atggtgtCGTCGAAGAAACCCAAGGAGAAGAAGGCGAAGAGCGATGCCGTCAATAAAACTGGTGGTCGGAGTACACGCAGCTCCGGTTCCATAACGAAGAAGGCATCGAATAAGGTTAACATTGTGAAAAAGGAGCCGGAGATTCACGAGATCTCGGACTCTTCGAGCAGTGATTctgtggaagaagaagcaatcagAAGTGATGCGCCGAAGAAGAAAAGTAATGGCGCCGTGAGCAAAGGACGTAACGGAAAGAGAGGAGGAGCGATTCCGACGAAGACGAGTAAAAATCGAGAGGAGGACGACGGAGGTGTGGAAGATGCAAAGATGTTTAGGTTTCCGATGAATCGGATTCGGCGGATCATGAGAAGCGACAATTCTGCTCCTCAAATTATGCAGGATGCTGTATTTCTTGTCAACAAAGCCACG GAAATGTTCATTGAGCGGTTTTCGGAAGAAGCATATGAAAGTTCTGTCCAGGACAAAAAGAAATTTATCCATTACAAACACCTCT CATCCGTAGTGAGTAACGACGAGAGATACGAGTTCCTTGCGG ATTATGTTCCTGAGAAACTAAAAGCAGATGTCGCCTTGGAGGAATGGGAAAAAGGCATGACAGATGCAGGCTGA
- the LOC104739380 gene encoding mediator of RNA polymerase II transcription subunit 22b, giving the protein MNKGGGSGGGMAGSGGGSGPTAAAAAAALQKQKALLQRVESDITSVVDNFTQIVNVARVSDPPMKNSQESFMMEMRASRMVQAADSILKLVSELKQTAIFSGFASLNDHVEQRIAEFDQEAENTNRLLARIADDASASLKELESHYYSSAQRLDIDI; this is encoded by the exons ATGAATAAAGGCGGTGGTTCTGGTGGCGGAATGGCCGGATCCGGTGGAGGAAGTGGACCGACGGCAGCTGCTGCGGCGGCGGCATTACAGAAGCAAAAGGCCTTGTTACAGAGAGTAGAATCTGACATCACATCTGTTGTCGATAACTTCACGCAAATCGTTAATGTCGCAAGG gTGAGTGATCCGCCGATGAAGAACTCGCAGGAATCATTCATGATGGAGATGCGAGCTTCTAGAATG GTTCAAGCAGCTGATTCTATTTTGAAACTAGTGTCGGAACTGAAGCAAACCGCTATATTTTCTGGATTTGCATCACTAAACGATCATGTAGAACAAAGAATTGCAGAGTTTGATCAAGAGGCCGAGAATACAAATCGATTGTTGGCTAGAATAGCCGATGATGCATCCGCCAGTCTTAAAGAGCTGGAGTCACACTATTACTCTTCTGCTCAGAGATTGGATATAGACATCTGA
- the LOC104739383 gene encoding serine/threonine-protein phosphatase 6 regulatory subunit 3-like isoform X2 — MFWKLTSLSASSPVETILDKENFTLEELLDEEEIIQECKALNSRLINFLRDKAQVEQLLRYIVVESPQDADSKRAFKFPFISCEIFTCEIDVILKTLVEDEELMDLLFSFLEPNRPHSALLAGYFSKVVICLMIRKTAALMNYVKGHQNVFCQLVDLIGITSIMEVLVRLVGADDHVYPNFLDVMQWLADSNLLEMIVDKLKPSSPPEVQANAAETLCAISRNAPSALATQLSSPGYVARIFGHALEDSHSKSSLVHSLSVCTSLLDPRRSAASSSMFSSYRGQHTFESPVPVSPETISAMLPKLSDLLMLLTVAADSTVLPTTYGELRPPLGKHRLKIVEFIAVLLKTGSEAAQSELVNSGTIKRTLDLFFEYPYNNALHHQVESIILSCLENKSDVMVNHILRECNLIGKFLSSDRDSKLSGDSQPTVAATGKKPPRVGYVGHITRISNKISQLSNSNGQIKAYLQENSEWNEWQGSVLQERNTVENVNRWGCGHPTTVQDRTRDSDEEDRDYDVAALANNLSQAFRYKIYGNDDNEEDHNALDRDDDDVYFDDESAEVVISSLRLGDDQGSLFTNSNWFTFQDDRFGSTPSDTAGSKTIEDMELNRTFNTNTSSSDDDEVVVGEEEDDLNGNTKDNALNTTETNFHMESPLGFFDFNTSEKAEEAFAEQPPEWVGWGESSDMQVSGTGLNPFIDDDDDDSKNIMNLDIPMPEVKTESNIPNGSDRPLFEKDVEFVGVEAEGAEQAMEQAMEQAIKEGIVGEAGAMKRNKEMAEDPKPEESSGGEKEFNDNNYWKVDQEVGVLD; from the exons ATGTTCTGGAAGCTCACATCTCTTTCTGCGTCATCTCCT GTGGAGACAATTTTAGACAAAGAGAATTTCACGTTGGAAGAGCTTCTTGATGAGGAAGAGATTATTCAAGAATGCAAGGCTTTGAATAGCCGGCTCATTAACtt TCTAAGGGATAAAGCTCAAGTGGAGCAATTATTGCGGTACATTGTTGTAGAATCTCCACAGGATGCTGATAGTAAACGTGCTTTCAA gTTTCCATTCATCTCTTGTGAAATATTTACATGTGAAATTGATGTTATTCTAAAAACTTTGGTGGAGGACGAAGAG CTGATGGACTTGCTTTTTTCCTTTCTGGAACCAAATCGTCCTCATAGTGCTTTGCTGGCAGGCTATTTCAGCAAG GTTGTCATTTGCCTTATGATCAGAAAGACTGCAGCGCTTATGAATTATGTGAAA GGGCATCAAAATGTTTTCTGCCAGTTGGTTGATTTGATTGGGATAACATCCATTATGGAG GTTTTGGTTCGCCTGGTCGGGGCTGATGATCATGTCTATCCCAACTTTCTGGATGTGATGCAATGGTTGGCCGATAGCAATTTACTTGAAATGATTGTGGATAAACTGAAACCATCT AGTCCTCCAGAGGTTCAGGCTAATGCAGCAGAGACATTATGTGCTATATCTCGGAATGCACCATCAGCTTTAGCTACACAACTCTCTAGCCCTGG CTACGTTGCTAGGATATTTGGTCATGCTCTTGAAGACTCACATTCAAAATCGAGTCTAGTTCATTCACTTTCAGTATGCACCTCTCTGTTGGATCCGAGGAGATCTGCTGCGTCATCTTCTATGTTCAGTTCTTATAGAGGTCAACATACGTTCGAGTCTCCTGTCCCAGTTTCCCCGGAAACTATTAGTGCCATGCTGCCCAAACTCA GCGACTTGCTTATGCTTCTTACTGTAGCAGCTGACAGCACAGTATTGCCTACAACATATGGTGAACTTAGGCCTCCTCTTGGAAAGCATCGTCTAAAG ATAGTGGAGTTCATCGCAGTTTTGTTGAAAACTGGAAGTGAAGCTGCACAAAGCGAGTTGGTTAATTCAGGAACAATCAAAAGAACCCTTGATCTGTTTTTCGA GTACCCATACAATAACGCTCTGCATCATCAAGTAGAGAGTATAATACTTTCTTGTTTGGAAAACAAGAGTGATGTGATGGTTAACCATATTCTTCGAGAATGCAATCTGATTGGCAAATTCCTCTCTTCAGACAGGGACTCGAAACTCTCAGGTGATAGCCAG CCCACTGTAGCCGCCACCGGGAAAAAACCCCCTCGCGTCGGGTATGTTGGGCATATCACAagaatatcaaataaaattagtcAGTTGAGTAACAGCAATGGCCAGATAAAGGCATACCTTCAG GAAAACAGTGAATGGAATGAGTGGCAAGGTAGTGTTCTGCAGGAGCGCAACACCGTTGAAAATGTCAACAGATGGGGATGTGG GCACCCAACTACCGTACAAGATAGGACAAGAGATAGTGATGAGGAAGACCGGGATTATGATGTTGCAGCCCTGGCCAATAACTTAAGCCAAGCATTTAGATACAAAATCTATGGGAACGATGACAATGAAGAG GACCACAATGCTCTTGATAGAGACGATGAT GATGTTTACTTCGACGATGAATCCGCTGAAGTAGTAATTTCATCACTAAGACTCGGGGATGACCAAGGAAG CTTGTTTACAAATTCGAATTGGTTTACATTCCAAGACGACAGATTCGGCAGCACACCCTCTGACACAGCGGGGTCGAAGACGATAGAGGACATGGAACTGAACAGAACCTTTAATACCAACACTAGCAGTAGTGACGATGACGAAGTTgtggttggagaagaagaagatgatctaaATGGAAACACAAAAGACAACGCATTGAACACAACTGAAACTAATTTCCATATGGAGAGTCCACTGGGTTTCTTCGACTTCAACACCTCAGAAAAAGCTGAAGAAGCTTTTGCTGAACAGCCACCCGAATGGGTTGGGTGGGGAGAATCATCTGATATGCAAGTGAGTGGCACTGGTCTGAACCCATttatcgatgatgatgatgatgacagcAAGAACATAATGAACCTTGACATACCAATGCCTGAGGTCAAAACCGAATCCAATATTCCAAACGGGTCAGACAGACCCTTGTTTGAGAAGGACGTGGAGTTTGTGGGAGTGGAAGCAGAAGGGGCAGAGCAAGCGATGGAGCAAGCGATGGAGCAAGCGATAAAAGAAGGGATAGTAGGGGAAGCTGGAGCGATGAAGAGGAACAAGGAGATGGCTGAGGACCCAAAGCCGGAGGAAAGTTCAGGAGGAGAGAAAGAGTTCAACGATAACAACTACTGGAAAGTGGATCAAGAAGTTGGAGTTTTGGATTGA
- the LOC104739378 gene encoding uncharacterized protein At2g39795, mitochondrial isoform X2 translates to MATFVRRAASRFVANYCKNRSSVTSVLDRSRHCSRKHLTPSFSHNIPFTTSTRNRKKASPTDPLLRIIETEIGFAKNADDHQRVEETPSDFPFKMEDKPGGKIVTLTREYESESVKVEVHMTNLVTGDKEDEDDEEEAENEEDEDEDKPEKPKQSNVPLLVTLSKKTGPSLEFRCTAFPDRIAIKDMWVTFPYDPSKDEFAYEGPSFRVLDEKLRKAFYRYIEIRGIKPSMINFLHEYMINKDSREHLLWFRTLRNFVKL, encoded by the exons ATGGCGACTTTTGTACGTCGCGCAGCCTCTCGGTTTGTCGCAAATTATTGCAAAAACCGTTCTTCCGTCACTTCAGTTCTGGACCGGTCCCGTCACTGCAGTCGGAAACATCTGACGCCGTCTTTTTCTCATAATATTCCTTTCACCACATCGAccagaaacagaaagaaagcTTCTCCAACCGATCCGCTTCTTCGAATCATTGAAACGGAGATTGGTTTTGCCAAGAATGCTGATGATCACCAGCga GTTGAAGAAACTCCAAGTGATTTTCCTTTCAAAATGGAAGACAAACCTGGAGGAAAGATTGTGACATTGACTAGAGAATATGAAAGTGAGAGTGTTAAAGTTGAAGTACACATGACCAATCTTGTGACTGGTgacaaagaagatgaggatgatgaagaagaggcagagaatgaagaagatgaagatgaggataaGCCAGAGAAGCCGAAGCAATCCAATGTGCCTCTCTTAGTAACTCTTTCGAAAAAGACAGGACCAAGTTTGGAATTCAGATGTACTGCTTTTCCAGACAGGATTGCAATCAAGGACATGTGGGTTACATTTCCTTATGATCCTTCCAAGGATGAGTTTGCTTATGAAGGCCCTTCCTTCAG GGTTTTGGATGAAAAGCTAAGGAAGGCTTTCTATAGGTACATTGAGATTAGAGGGATAAAGCCGAGCATGATTAACTTCTTGCACGAGTACATGATTAACAAAGATAGTCGAGAGCACTTACTGTGGTTTAGAACTCTCAGGAACTTTGTCAAACTTTGA
- the LOC104739383 gene encoding serine/threonine-protein phosphatase 6 regulatory subunit 3-like isoform X1, which translates to MFWKLTSLSASSPVETILDKENFTLEELLDEEEIIQECKALNSRLINFLRDKAQVEQLLRYIVVESPQDADSKRAFKFPFISCEIFTCEIDVILKTLVEDEEQLMDLLFSFLEPNRPHSALLAGYFSKVVICLMIRKTAALMNYVKGHQNVFCQLVDLIGITSIMEVLVRLVGADDHVYPNFLDVMQWLADSNLLEMIVDKLKPSSPPEVQANAAETLCAISRNAPSALATQLSSPGYVARIFGHALEDSHSKSSLVHSLSVCTSLLDPRRSAASSSMFSSYRGQHTFESPVPVSPETISAMLPKLSDLLMLLTVAADSTVLPTTYGELRPPLGKHRLKIVEFIAVLLKTGSEAAQSELVNSGTIKRTLDLFFEYPYNNALHHQVESIILSCLENKSDVMVNHILRECNLIGKFLSSDRDSKLSGDSQPTVAATGKKPPRVGYVGHITRISNKISQLSNSNGQIKAYLQENSEWNEWQGSVLQERNTVENVNRWGCGHPTTVQDRTRDSDEEDRDYDVAALANNLSQAFRYKIYGNDDNEEDHNALDRDDDDVYFDDESAEVVISSLRLGDDQGSLFTNSNWFTFQDDRFGSTPSDTAGSKTIEDMELNRTFNTNTSSSDDDEVVVGEEEDDLNGNTKDNALNTTETNFHMESPLGFFDFNTSEKAEEAFAEQPPEWVGWGESSDMQVSGTGLNPFIDDDDDDSKNIMNLDIPMPEVKTESNIPNGSDRPLFEKDVEFVGVEAEGAEQAMEQAMEQAIKEGIVGEAGAMKRNKEMAEDPKPEESSGGEKEFNDNNYWKVDQEVGVLD; encoded by the exons ATGTTCTGGAAGCTCACATCTCTTTCTGCGTCATCTCCT GTGGAGACAATTTTAGACAAAGAGAATTTCACGTTGGAAGAGCTTCTTGATGAGGAAGAGATTATTCAAGAATGCAAGGCTTTGAATAGCCGGCTCATTAACtt TCTAAGGGATAAAGCTCAAGTGGAGCAATTATTGCGGTACATTGTTGTAGAATCTCCACAGGATGCTGATAGTAAACGTGCTTTCAA gTTTCCATTCATCTCTTGTGAAATATTTACATGTGAAATTGATGTTATTCTAAAAACTTTGGTGGAGGACGAAGAG CAGCTGATGGACTTGCTTTTTTCCTTTCTGGAACCAAATCGTCCTCATAGTGCTTTGCTGGCAGGCTATTTCAGCAAG GTTGTCATTTGCCTTATGATCAGAAAGACTGCAGCGCTTATGAATTATGTGAAA GGGCATCAAAATGTTTTCTGCCAGTTGGTTGATTTGATTGGGATAACATCCATTATGGAG GTTTTGGTTCGCCTGGTCGGGGCTGATGATCATGTCTATCCCAACTTTCTGGATGTGATGCAATGGTTGGCCGATAGCAATTTACTTGAAATGATTGTGGATAAACTGAAACCATCT AGTCCTCCAGAGGTTCAGGCTAATGCAGCAGAGACATTATGTGCTATATCTCGGAATGCACCATCAGCTTTAGCTACACAACTCTCTAGCCCTGG CTACGTTGCTAGGATATTTGGTCATGCTCTTGAAGACTCACATTCAAAATCGAGTCTAGTTCATTCACTTTCAGTATGCACCTCTCTGTTGGATCCGAGGAGATCTGCTGCGTCATCTTCTATGTTCAGTTCTTATAGAGGTCAACATACGTTCGAGTCTCCTGTCCCAGTTTCCCCGGAAACTATTAGTGCCATGCTGCCCAAACTCA GCGACTTGCTTATGCTTCTTACTGTAGCAGCTGACAGCACAGTATTGCCTACAACATATGGTGAACTTAGGCCTCCTCTTGGAAAGCATCGTCTAAAG ATAGTGGAGTTCATCGCAGTTTTGTTGAAAACTGGAAGTGAAGCTGCACAAAGCGAGTTGGTTAATTCAGGAACAATCAAAAGAACCCTTGATCTGTTTTTCGA GTACCCATACAATAACGCTCTGCATCATCAAGTAGAGAGTATAATACTTTCTTGTTTGGAAAACAAGAGTGATGTGATGGTTAACCATATTCTTCGAGAATGCAATCTGATTGGCAAATTCCTCTCTTCAGACAGGGACTCGAAACTCTCAGGTGATAGCCAG CCCACTGTAGCCGCCACCGGGAAAAAACCCCCTCGCGTCGGGTATGTTGGGCATATCACAagaatatcaaataaaattagtcAGTTGAGTAACAGCAATGGCCAGATAAAGGCATACCTTCAG GAAAACAGTGAATGGAATGAGTGGCAAGGTAGTGTTCTGCAGGAGCGCAACACCGTTGAAAATGTCAACAGATGGGGATGTGG GCACCCAACTACCGTACAAGATAGGACAAGAGATAGTGATGAGGAAGACCGGGATTATGATGTTGCAGCCCTGGCCAATAACTTAAGCCAAGCATTTAGATACAAAATCTATGGGAACGATGACAATGAAGAG GACCACAATGCTCTTGATAGAGACGATGAT GATGTTTACTTCGACGATGAATCCGCTGAAGTAGTAATTTCATCACTAAGACTCGGGGATGACCAAGGAAG CTTGTTTACAAATTCGAATTGGTTTACATTCCAAGACGACAGATTCGGCAGCACACCCTCTGACACAGCGGGGTCGAAGACGATAGAGGACATGGAACTGAACAGAACCTTTAATACCAACACTAGCAGTAGTGACGATGACGAAGTTgtggttggagaagaagaagatgatctaaATGGAAACACAAAAGACAACGCATTGAACACAACTGAAACTAATTTCCATATGGAGAGTCCACTGGGTTTCTTCGACTTCAACACCTCAGAAAAAGCTGAAGAAGCTTTTGCTGAACAGCCACCCGAATGGGTTGGGTGGGGAGAATCATCTGATATGCAAGTGAGTGGCACTGGTCTGAACCCATttatcgatgatgatgatgatgacagcAAGAACATAATGAACCTTGACATACCAATGCCTGAGGTCAAAACCGAATCCAATATTCCAAACGGGTCAGACAGACCCTTGTTTGAGAAGGACGTGGAGTTTGTGGGAGTGGAAGCAGAAGGGGCAGAGCAAGCGATGGAGCAAGCGATGGAGCAAGCGATAAAAGAAGGGATAGTAGGGGAAGCTGGAGCGATGAAGAGGAACAAGGAGATGGCTGAGGACCCAAAGCCGGAGGAAAGTTCAGGAGGAGAGAAAGAGTTCAACGATAACAACTACTGGAAAGTGGATCAAGAAGTTGGAGTTTTGGATTGA
- the LOC104739382 gene encoding uncharacterized protein LOC104739382, whose protein sequence is MAIVEEPILSRLDRIDFMVRKLEEMKGSSPRSSSPSTPSSGTQPSSVDFSSPRSIGKVQCRSMEQVMEETERKGTLLERLNNVEEQVLKLCSQFEEEIEEERKRDEKTEKKTPKKKKGLRKLVDKVVGSSSPTTTHSKSWRC, encoded by the coding sequence ATGGCTATTGTGGAAGAACCAATCCTTTCAAGATTGGATCGTATTGACTTCATGGTGAGGAAGCTAGAGGAGATGAAAGGAAGCTCGCCGAGAAGCTCGAGTCCATCAACTCCATCTAGTGGAACTCAGCCATCGTCAGTGGACTTTTCGTCACCAAGAAGCATAGGGAAGGTACAGTGCCGTTCGATGGAGCAAGTCATGGAGGAGACTGAGCGGAAAGGAACGTTGCTGGAGAGACTTAACAATGTAGAGGAGCAAGTTCTTAAGCTGTGTTCACAGTTtgaggaagagattgaagaggagaggaagagagacgAGAAGACTGAGAAGAAAacaccgaagaagaagaagggattgAGAAAGCTGGTTGATAAAGTTGTTGGATCTTCTTCTCCGACTACTACCCATTCCAAGAGTTGGCGTTGTTGA
- the LOC104739377 gene encoding uncharacterized protein LOC104739377, producing the protein MDSVARRTTQGSSPSPKPSKFSVYRNPALAAASTANSLRPSKSVLFFIFLLSTASAFSLISSFVAGEKWLTNALTFGKLSQEAAYVTVKAWQGLVTLFCIGAVLALSKGISLHRAKFSPRAETKSSSKETKDHFSLSNRQLELLGIKKKADQSVSEFPKSRPAVKPSESLEPLVPIHHQTLTGSAHKSSGGGNQMSPFSTPSKQMGSPSLYLVPSSSPVSSNRASSGQDKAVPSPWSGRRSSAKEIATEDQLEQLLAEIDMKITESAGKMLTPPPTVGSFAMASPSTVGGSTGASGTTRSTPLRPVRMSPGAQKFTTPPKKGEGDFPNPMSLEAAIEGFGHLGVYPQIEDWRDRLRQWCSSVLLKPLLNKVETSHIQVMQTASKLGLNVTVSQVGSDLPTNGTATTALPVDRTKGWQPSYSLDEDAILHQLRANLVQAIDASMQKLRTETQQFQQQQQQQQAALIPVMQECVDAITEHQRLQGLMKGEWVKGLLPRSSIPADYTVQRIRELAEGTCVKNYGYNGRADTRERNKKWSLDPPTDSHLLLYLFCAFLEHPKWMLHLDPSSYTGTQASKNPLFLGVLPPKERFPEKYIAVVAGVPSTLHPGACILAVDKQSPPTFALYWDKKVQFTLQGRTALWDSMLLICHRIKVGYGGVVRGMSLGSSALNILQVVDSEIDD; encoded by the exons ATGGATTCTGTTGCGAGGAGGACCACTCAGGGTTCGTCCCCTTCTCCGAAGCCATCCAAGTTCTCTGTGTACCGGAACCCTGCTCTCGCCGCCGCTTCTACCGCCAATAGCCTCCGTCCCTCGAAATCCGtccttttcttcattttcttgctCTCCACCGCTTCCGctttctctctcatctcctccttcGTGGCCGG GGAGAAATGGTTGACCAATGCTTTAACATTTGGAAAATTATCCCAAGAGGCAGCTT ATGTCACTGTGAAGGCCTGGCAGGGGCTGGTGACTTTGTTTTGTATTGGAGCGGTGTTGGCTTTGTCCAAAGGCATATCTCTGCACAGAGCAAAGTTTTCTCCTCGAGCAGAAACTAAATCTTCCTCTAAAGAAACCAAAGATCACTTTTCTCTATCTAATCGTCAGCTTGAACTTCTTGGGATAAAGAAAAAAGCTGACCAGAGTGTATCAGAATTTCCAAAGAGTCGTCCCGCAGTGAAACCTTCAGAGTCATTGGAGCCGCTTGTACCAATACATCATCAAACTCTGACTGGGTCAGCGCATAAGTCTTCTGGTGGTGGGAACCAGATGAGTCCATTTAGCACTCCCTCCAAGCAAATGGGTTCACCGTCTTTGTATCTCGTCCCTTCTAGCTCACCAGTTTCTTCTAACCGTGCTTCGTCTGGTCAGGATAAAGCTGTTCCTAGTCCTTGGTCTGGTAGACGGAGTTCTGCAAAAGAAATAGCTACAGAGGATcagcttgagcagcttttggcAGAAATAGATATGAAAATCACTGAGTCCGCTGGGAAGATGCTGACGCCCCCACCAACAGTTGGGAGTTTTGCCATGGCTAGTCCAAGTACAGTTGGTGGTTCAACTGGTGCCTCTGGGACTACTAGGAGTACACCACTAAGACCTGTCAGGATGTCTCCTGGGGCTCAGAAATTTACGACTCCCCCAAAGAAAGGAGAGGGTGATTTCCCCAACCCAATGTCCTTAGAAGCGGCTATCGAAGGTTTTGGGCACCTAGGTGTCTACCCTCAGATAGAAGACTGGCGTGACCGACTAAGGCAATGGTGTTCCTCAGTTTTGCTCAAACCTCTGCTCAACAAGGTTGAAACCAGTCATATACAG GTAATGCAAACAGCATCAAAGCTAGGTCTTAATGTCACAGTAAGTCAAGTTGGAAGTGATTTGCCAACAAATGGAACAGCTACGACAGCTTTACCAGTTGATCGAACAAAGGGATGGCAGCCATCTTACTCTCTTGATGAAGATGCTATTCTTCATCAGTTACGCGCTAACCTTGTACAGGCTATCGATGCTTCCATGC AAAAGCTGCGTACAGAGACCCAGCAGttccagcaacaacaacagcaacagcaagCAGCACTAATCCCCGTCATGCAGGAATGCGTTGATGCTATAACTGAACATCAGAGGCTTCAGGGCTTAATGAAAGGAGAGTGGGTCAAGGGCCTACTTCCGCGCAGCAGCATTCCAGCAGATTACACAGTGCAAAGAATCCGGG AGCTCGCGGAAGGAACTTGTGTTAAGAACTATGGATACAATGGAAGGGCAGATACTCGtgagagaaacaagaaatggAGCCTGGATCCCCCAACCGATTCTCATCTGCTTCTGTACTTGTTCTGTGCCTTCTTGGAACATCCAAAATGGATGTTGCATCTGGACCCCAGCTCTTATACCGGGACTCAGGCGAGCAAGAACCCGTTATTCTTAGGGGTTCTTCCCCCAAAAGAGAGATTCCCAGAGAAATACATCGCAGTGGTAGCGGGTGTACCTTCGACGCTCCATCCTGGTGCATGTATTCTTGCTGTTGACAAGCAAAGCCCCCCAACGTTTGCCTTGTACTGGGATAAGAAAGTGCAGTTTACTCTTCAG GGAAGAACAGCGCTATGGGACTCTATGTTACTGATATGCCACAGAATCAAGGTGGGATACGGAGGTGTTGTTCGCGGGATGAGTCTTGGTTCTTCAGCCCTTAACATCCTCCAAGTTGTTGATTCAGAAATTGACGATTAA
- the LOC104739384 gene encoding GATA transcription factor 11 — MGSMNWLPEQEEDFKGILSDDFFDDLINNLDCPLDDEDIDTTNAPDEEALDWVAKFRDLEPPPMDMFPSLPSHLTSLAKPARLVVQKQSSSSEGLSGIHSTLHQSSSPPDIKVSKLFQSSSPVSVLVNSCDSLSPQNSRPQGLAFPVKGMRSKRKRRTTVRLNYLFPFDEPRKPEKLTPGGSGSESYYSSEQHAKKKRKIQLTTTHSVSSSFEASNSDGIVRKCTHCETTKTPQWREGPNGPKTLCNACGVRFRSGRLVPEYRPASSPTFIPSVHSNSHRKIIEMRRKDDNQFDTSMMHAVISGA; from the exons ATGGGAAGCATGAATTGGTTACCTGAGCAAGAGGAGGATTTCAAAGGTATTCTCTCTGATGATTTCTTTGATGACCTCATCAATAACCTTGACTGCCCTCTTGATGATGAAGACATCGATACCACCAATGCTCCTGACGAAGAAGCTCTTGATTGGGTTGCCAAGTTTCGAGACCTTGAGCCTCCTCCCATGGATATGTTCCCCTCTTTGCCTTCTCACCTCACCTCCCTTGCCAAGCCTGCTCGTCTTGTG GTGCAGAAGCAGTCCAGTTCTTCTGAAGGCTTGTCCGGCATACATAGCACTCTCCATCAATCTTCATCGCCTCCTGATATCAAAGTCTCTAAGCTATTCCAGTCTTCAAGTCCGGTGTCAGTTCTTGTCAACAGTTGCGATTCTCTCTCCCCTCAGAACTCCAGACCTCAGGGATTGGCTTTCCCTGTGAAAGGCATGAGAAGCAAGCGCAAACGCCGCACTACAGTGAGATTAAACTACCTTTTCCCCTTTGATGAACCCAGAAAGCCCGAGAAGTTGACCCCGGGCGGATCAGGATCCGAGAGTTACTATTCCTCCGAGCAACATGCCAAGAAGAAACGCAAGATTCAGCTGACAACAACCCACTCAGTGTCTTCCAGTTTTGAGGCAAGTAACTCGGACGGGATTGTCAGGAAGTGCACTCATTGTGAGACGACCAAGACCCCGCAGTGGAGGGAAGGACCTAATGGACCAAAGACCCTCTGCAACGCTTGCGGGGTCAGGTTCAGATCTGGTCGTCTTGTTCCAGAATACCGACCTGCCTCAAGCCCGACCTTCATCCCATCTGTGCATTCAAACTCACACAGGAAGATCATAGAGATGAGAAGGAAGGACGACAACCAGTTTGATACCAGCATGATGCACGCGGTGATATCCGGAGCTTAA